A single region of the Labrus bergylta chromosome 10, fLabBer1.1, whole genome shotgun sequence genome encodes:
- the slc17a5 gene encoding sialin produces the protein MLEYGSDTEGDEQETPLLQRSQEDKVQRAPACCSSRYCLALLSSLGFFVVYSLRVNLSVAMVDMLNTTHQSSTNHSFSVCPAHASPTRPKHNHTARVYDWDSETQGWILGSFFYGYILTQIPGGYLAGRLGPKWLMGFGILGTAVFTLLTPVAADLGAGYLIALRVLEGVGEGVTFPAMYTMWAAWAPPLERSRLLTISYIGAQLGTVIALPLSGEICFYLDWTYVFYVFGAIGVVWFVFWAFLVFDTPNTHPRISEREKNYITASLKNELSTSQGVIPWKAIVTSRPLWAIVVAHFSYNWTFYTLLTLLPTYMNDILGFSIQQNGILSALPYMGCAVFAVLSGQLADYLRETLLYRTVVVRKSFTLVGMIGPALFLVAVGYTGCNYTLAVTFLTLSSALGGVSASGFNINHLDIAPSYAGILLGITNTFATIPGMVGPVIARALTKHNTIEEWQAVFYIAAAINLLGASVYTVFGRGTVQPWAVHSSNSHGD, from the exons ATGTTGGAGTACGGCTCGGACACGGAAGGGGACGAGCAGGAGACCCCTCTTCTTCAGCGGAGTCAGGAAGACAAAGTCCAGAGGG CCCCAGCATGCTGTTCATCACGCTACTGCCTGGCGCTGCTCTCCTCCTTAGGCTTCTTCGTGGTCTACTCCCTGCGGGTGAACCTCAGCGTGGCCATGGTCGACATGCTTAATACCACCCACCAGTCCAGcaccaaccacagcttctccgtTTGTCCAGCTCATGCCAGCCCTACTCGACCCAAACACAACCACACG GCCAGAGTGTACGACTGGGACTCTGAGACACAGGGCTGGATCCTGGGCTCATTCTTCTATGGCTACATCCTGACTCAAATACCTGGGGGCTACCTTGCTGGTCGCTTAGGTCCCAAGTGGCTAATGGGCTTTGGAATCCtgggaactgcagtttttacccTGCTCACCCCTGTGGCTGCTGACCTGGGTGCAGGTTACCTCATTGCACTCAGAGTGCTGGAAGGTGTAGGAGAG gGAGTCACTTTCCCTGCAATGTACACTATGTGGGCAGCGTGGGCGCCGCCACTCGAGAGGAGTCGACTGCTCACAATATCATACATCG GAGCCCAGCTGGGGACGGTAATCGCTCTCCCTCTGTCGGGTGAAATCTGCTTCTACCTGGACTGGACCTATGTCTTCTATGTGTTTG GTGCCATTGGTGTGGTGTGGTTTGTCTTTTGGGCCTTTCTTGTCTTTGACACTCCAAACACTCACCCACGGAtatcagagagggagaaaaattACATCACTGCCTCACTCAAGAACGAG CTGTCCACCTCACAAGGCGTCATCCCCTGGAAAGCCATAGTGACGTCCAGACCGCTGTGGGCCATCGTTGTGGCTCACTTCTCCTACAACTGGACCTTCTACACCCTCCTCACCCTGCTGCCAACCTACATGAATGACATTCTGGGCTTCAGCATACAGCAG AACGGTATTCTGTCAGCTCTTCCTTATATGGGCTGTGCCGTGTTTGCCGTGCTGAGCGGTCAGCTTGCCGATTATCTTCGGGAGACTCTCCTCTACCGCACAGTCGTTGTCCGCAAGTCCTTCACTCTTGTTG GTATGATCGGGCCGGCGCTCTTCCTGGTGGCGGTGGGGTACACGGGCTGTAACTACACCTTGGCCGTGACCTTCCTCACCCTCTCCTCCGCTCTGGGTGGAGTGTCCGCCTCTGGCTTCAACATCAACCACCTTGACATTGCACCTTC GTATGCTGGTATTCTCCTGGGAATCACCAACACCTTCGCTACCATTCCTGGCATGGTGGGACCGGTCATAGCAAGAGCACTCACCAAGCAT AACACCATCGAGGAGTGGCAGGCCGTCTTCTACATCGCTGCTGCTATCAACCTGTTGGGGGCGTCGGTCTACACCGTGTTCGGTCGAGGAACTGTGCAGCCATGGGCGGTCCACTCATCCAATTCTCATGGAGACTGA
- the eef1a1a gene encoding elongation factor 1-alpha 1a has protein sequence MGKEKLHINIVVIGHVDSGKSTTTGHLIYKCGGIDKRTIEKFEKEAAEMGKGSFKYAWVLDKLKAERERGITIDISLWKFETSKYYVTIIDAPGHRDFIKNMITGTSQADCAVLIVAAGVGEFEAGISKNGQTREHALLAYTLGVKQLIVGINKMDSTEPNYSQKRYEEIVKEVSTYIKKIGYNPDTVAFVPISGWNGDNMLEPSPNMTWFKGWKINRKEGNASGTTLLEALDAIQPPSRPTDKPLRLPLQDVYKIGGIGTVPVGRVETGTLKSGMVVTFAPVNVTTEVKSVEMHHEALTEALPGDNVGFNVKNVSVKDIRRGNVAGDSKNDPPQEAANFTAQVIILNHPGQISAGYAPVLDCHTAHIACKFAELKEKIDRRSGKKLEDNPKSLKSGDAAIVDMIPGKPMCVESFSEYPPLGRFAVRDMRQTVAVGVIKGVEKKASTTGKVTKSAQKAQKTK, from the exons ATGGGAAAGGAAAAACTCCACATCAACATTGTCGTGATCGGCCATGTGGACTCTGGAAAGTCCACCACCACAGGACACCTCATCTACAAGTGTGGGGGCATCGACAAGAGAACCATCGAGAAATTCGAGAAGGAAGCCGCTGAg ATGGGGAAGGGGTCGTTTAAGTACGCCTGGGTGCTGGACAAactaaaggcagagagagagcgtgGGATTACCATCGACATATCACTGTGGAAGTTCGAAACTAGCAAGTACTATGTGACCATCATCGATGCCCCGGGTCATAGGGACTTCATCAAGAACATGATCACTGGGACCTCCCAG GCAGACTGTGCTGTGCTGATCGTGGCAGCTGGTGTAGGAGAGTTTGAGGCAGGTATTTCCAAGAACGGACAGACCCGTGAGCATGCCCTCCTGGCCTACACTCTGGGAGTGAAGCAGCTCATCGTGGGCATcaacaagatggactccacTGAGCCAAACTACAGCCAGAAGCGATATGAGGAAATTGTGAAAGAAGTGAGCACCTACATCAAGAAGATTGGCTACAATCCGGACACAGTTGCCTTCGTTCCCATTTCAGGCTGGAATGGTGACAACATGCTCGAGCCAAGCCCAAAT ATGACCTGGTTTAAGGGATGGAAGATCAACAGAAAAGAAGGAAATGCATCGGGGACCACACTACTGGAGGCTCTGGACGCCATCCAGCCCCCCAGCCGTCCAACAGACAAACCTCTGCGTCTCCCCTTGCAGGATGTCTACAAAATAGGAG GTATTGGAACAGTGCCTGTAGGCCGTGTGGAAACTGGCACACTGAAGTCAGGAATGGTTGTGACCTTTGCGCCTGTGAATGTGACAACTGAGGTGAAGTCTGTGGAAATGCACCACGAGGCACTGACTGAGGCCCTACCTGGCGATAATGTGGGCTTCAATGTCAAGAATGTGTCAGTCAAGGATATCCGCCGTGGCAATGTGGCTGGTGATAGCAAGAACGACCCACCACAGGAAGCTGCCAACTTCACTGCTCAG GTCATCATCCTTAACCACCCTGGCCAGATCAGTGCTGGTTATGCTCCTGTGCTGGACTGTCACACAGCTCACATCGCCTGCAAGTTTGCAGAGCTCAAAGAAAAGATTGATCGACGCTCTGGCAAGAAGCTGGAAGACAACCCGAAATCCCTCAAGTCCGGAGACGCTGCAATTGTGGATATGATTCCTGGAAAGCCAATGTGTGTTGAGAGCTTCTCTGAGTACCCTCCACTTG GACGTTTTGCAGTGCGCGACATGCGGCAGACTGTGGCCGTGGGCGTGATTAAGGGTGTGGAGAAGAAGGCCTCCACCACTGGCAAAGTTACCAAGTCCGCCCAGAAGGCCCAGAAGACCAAATGA